The Lactuca sativa cultivar Salinas chromosome 2, Lsat_Salinas_v11, whole genome shotgun sequence genome includes the window cacatgcCTAGTCAAAAGGGTGTGAATGTGGAGAATGAAAAGAATGGCAATTTCGGTTTCTTGTTCCTCCATTTTTAGGCTTGCAAAAAGCCAGCacaaccctggttctttctttctttctttcttaattatctcaatttttttcaatgtcagTTTGTTgagattatattaaaaaaatgatttaacaagaagcaaacgttaaggatttcaataggatctagcaGATTAGTgaaggtttcaataactcttatgcttaaatagtatcataccattaatttgtcaacgatttgacaaaaaaaagtTTAGGATCTAGCAGATTAGTgaaggtttcaataactcttatacttttataattttgatcatgatgattatttgaaATATTAAGAATTGTTTGTAAAGTTATATAGTTTTAAATAAATGTCAATTCAAaattttatatagattttcaaacatttttttagCTATTTTTAAAATAGTATTTGACTATTTTTTTGTTTGAtattttgaattatgttttggattTAACATCGTATTTAAATgaacaaattaaatatattatattaataattcaaaattttcacgGTTAATATGATACTAATTTGAATGTAATAATATacttatattaataaatataatatacaaGGTAGCTAGAAAGTTGAATGGCTAGGAGTTTCAAATgggtatattaaaaaaaaatatttcttttataatataatatatatagatagattAGAGGGTCTGACTATGTTGGTCATAACTAGCTAGGTTTAATATTTGGTAATTTTATTGTACCTTTAATTGATCAATTAAACGTGAATTAAGGTTGAAAGTCGGGCACATGGAATTCATCTTCGCTAGATATATTCATTTCAATTAGGTTTcaattaggtgttgtttgttttttctgagccAAAATGTTTGCAGTCTACGGACCATATCTGTAGACATCTGTATTAGAAAAGGTGGACCAAAcatctgcagtctgaaaaaaaaagactgtttgtttttttaaaatctgcaggctactaaaataaattgaatataaataaactgattttttttaaacttcaaagtgattttttaatatttttatgactttgttataaataattaacgaatctagatcaacttttatgtattattgtataaaaaataaaaataaaaatggtatgaattaacgtatatatttgataaaaaccaacaacttttgTTGCAAAGTTATAagtaaacattataattagtgatcaaagaatttgatatataaatggacggaaataaacttcgattttttcaattaaatctatTAAAAACGTACTATAAATATTTTCTAGAGAAACTGacgatactgtattaaataatattttacaaaatttggtaagaaaatataagattatattatgattttttttttcatatttatataaacaacttcaacgactattattgtaataaatatttatttacaaatttgtcaaaaatatcatgtttgtatcgttgaacgtttttttttaagttttgtaatttttttttcaaattgtttatcattaataaagttggaaaaatataaattaaaaaaaaaaattaaagatatatatgtttttttaggctagaagatgtctgaagatgttagaagactctggtccacatctgTACAAAGACGAGGGCGCACATACATTTTTAGGTCtacagtcttcaaaaaaacaaacagtctgcgaaagctaatgtctgcgcggcgcagacagaAAAAGCTACGCAGATCtgtaaacaaaaaacaaacaccaccatAGTAATAGTCAGGAGCTTCAACCCGTTTAGAGAGTATTTGACTAAGCTTATGAAAAATCATAAACACATTTTAATTTATAGCTTATAACTGACTTATAAGTTGATAAGTTAGAGGTGTTTAACTTATAAAATTTGACTTATTAATGATACGACACCTTGATAAACTATCATATCCAAACATCATTTTGATAATAAACTAAAAATGGGCTTCATTAAGTTTATCCAAACACTCCCTTAGATTTTTTTTCCCTATAAGCTCCATACAAATAAAAAATTACGTATTTTTAAAATCTGTCTATTTTGCTTTCTTTCATCCTtccattttttatgaaaaaatttcaAACTCTTAAATATGCTACAGGCCGAAAAAGGgcttggtgaagccatcttgggCTAGGTTGTATGTGCAACTTTAGGACAAACGTACGAGACCTGGCTAAGGatacaaaataagaaaaaaaaatatttgtcgGGTCGGGTCTTCTTAAGAGAAGTGGACAACGGTCATTGAGTACAACTAGATTGACCTTTGACCACGTGGATCACAAATTTGGTCCAACTTTAACCGGACCCAAATTATACCCGTTCAGTTACTGCAACTACTACTAACTCAAACTCCAATAAAATAATCAAAGAAAAGTTTCCCCGATCGGCATTAACCTCAATCTTTGACTCTCACTTTCAACGGTCAATATTCAAATCCCTACTCCACCGTCATCTTTAACTTGAACATTTCTTTTCCCCCCTCTACCTTTGACCCGAACCACTAGAATATATAAACAACCTCTAATCATCAAAgatttataaaacccattaattatttttccaaatcaTTCATACCCACTTCATTGGTTCTGGTTTTTCGattcataaaatgacatttttttggAAGAGACAAAGAGCTAGTCGCTTAGCAGGCAAGAAGCTTCTTTCGAAGCAAAATTCTCAGCTAGAACTCACCATTCCGACTCATTTCAGGTGCCCGATATCTCTTGATCTGATGAAAGATCCGGTGACTTTGTCGACAGGAATCACTTACGATCGACAGAGCATAGAGAAGTGGATACAAGACGGGAATCAAACGTGTCCGGTTACAAATCAAATCCTCACAAGTTTTGATCAGATACCAAATCATATGATCCGAAGAATGATTCAAGATTGGTGTGTGGAGAATCGTGCTCATGGCATTGAAAGAATACCAACTCCTCGAACCCCCTTAACCTCATTCGATATAGTGGAGATTTGTACTAAAATGATGGGTGCAGCTTCAAAAGGCGATGAAAAGAAGTTTCTTGATTTGGTCGGAAAGGTACATGTTTGGGCTAATGAAAGCGAGCATAATAAGAATCTCATTAAAGATAATGGACTCGGTTATGTGTTAGCGGCTTCATTTGAGTCGTTTTCGAGTATTTCTTATGAAAAACATGAAGATCTTCTAAAGGAGATTATGTTTTTGTTAACATGGATGTTTCCTTTAGGGATTGAAGGGCGATCTATGCTTGGATCAACAGAATCTTTACGTTGCATGACATGGTTTTTGTCAGGAGATGACTTGTTGCTCAAGAAAAGTTGTGTTCTAACCCTAAAAGAACTTCTCTCCACCGATAAAACCCATGTGCAGACGTTAATCAACATCGACGGCCTTCTAGAAGCATTGATCAAACTTATAACCACACCCGATTGCCCTTCAGCCAAAAAATCTTCTTTTGCAGTCATATATTACATACTTTCAACACCTGTTGCTCGCAGCAAAGTCTCATCAAGATTCATCGAATTGGGTGTGGTTGAATCGAGCTTAGAAGCTCTTGTGGAAGCCGATAATAAGGGGTTGAGTGAAATGGCGTTAGGCGTATTAGACTGCCTCTCTGATTCAAAAGAAGGGAGGGAAAGAGTGCAGAAACATGCATTATCTGTGCCATTGTTAGTAAAGAAGATACTGAGAGTGTCTTCTTTAGCTACTGATTTCTGTGTTTCAATGCTGTGGAAGCTCAGCAACAATGACGATGGAGATACGTTGGTGGAAGCTCTTCATATTGGAGCCTTTCAAAAGCTTTTGCTCATGTTGCAGGTCAACTGCGGTGAAGAGACGAAGGTGAAGGCTACTGAGATGCTGAAGTTGATGAATCAATACAAAAATAAATTAGATTGTTTTGATTCTGCAAATTACAAGTATCTCAGGAAGTCGTACTGATTTTTGTAAGTTTGTAATTAATTTTTGTTGATAATCTTTAATTAACTCCGGTTTTAAGAAAAAGAGGATTGTGTATATCCAATTTTGTTAACTTGTAAGATTAAAAAAGTCTGAAAATATTCTCTACTTTTCTGTTTGATTCAATAATAATTATGAACAAGTTAACAGATTAATGTTGGTTTTTTATATTCTTTAACTAGGTTATAATCCGGGTAGGACACAGTTCACGATaataaattttaaataataaaaaaaattagggtaTACAAACTATAATACTATATATAAGCTATTTACATAAAATAGGTGAAAATATGAAAACTCAGATAATAATATTGGAATTGAAAATAATTGTTCCATGAGTAGATGATTGAAATTTGGTTTTGAAGAATAAAAATCAAAGAGATTGATTTATTCATGCATGATATGTCTATAATATCTTCCTTAACACTTAGGGATATGAAATTACATTGTCTACTGAATTTCCGATTTGATATAGCTAAATGTAAGAGGATTTGAATTTAAATTTAGCAAGTTTGATGTTGCTTTAATATTAGGGGATTTGAAATTTGAAAGACAAATATATTAATTGATATAATGATATTGTAGTCGAATATAATCGAACAAAATAATAATTTGTGTTGATATATAATGTTTAACTCCGGTTTTAAGAAAAAGAAGATTGTGTATATCCAATTTTAATTTGTTAACTTGTAAGATTAAAAAAGACTGAAAAACATTCTCTATTTTTTCTGTTTGATTCAATGATAATTATGAACAAGTTAATAGATTcatgctgtttttttttttttttaaattttctttaaTATTCAACTAGGTGTAAGACgcatgtattacacgggtttattaaaaataaaagtttaatataaTATTGTAAACATTTGTATTTTAAGTAATACTTTTATATAAAGACaaagaatataataaataaaataaataatttaatataaagtaataaaaaataatcattttaaaaaatgatgtatggtataattatttaaaatttaattataggAGATTTGAaagagaaaggaaagaaaacataACATTTATTCTAAAATTTAATAGAATAATTATCTTACATATATAGACCCTCATTTAAATAtggattttaaatttaagaaaaataaaaaacacaagaaaatgataagtggaaaaaaaataattcaaaaagtcCAATGTGTCAAACTCAATGATATTTGGCAAaaatgattttcatttattaggttagATATTAAATCCATATTTAAACCATGTTGATCACATTTTACTAGTGATTGATATACATATAATTTTTTTGAAACAGTTgattattaaatataataataagggATATCGTGATTACAAGTAAATTTTGTTTGTTGCATTTGGAAGATATATGCAGTTGGGATCTAGTCTTTTCGGTTGTTCAAGTGTCCAttctaattaaacatattaataaatgaaaaaaatggaTTGTCAACAGCGGCCtactctattttttttttctcctattttctgtAAATGGTATCTGATTATTTTAGTTGAAGTAATTTAGGAGTTCATGCATGTAAAACGATAAACTGTAAGCCTTCTACTCAATAAGCATCAACgcattatacatatatatgaagCGCTTTTAGAAGAAATATTATAAGATAATTAGTCATacaaaaagaattaattaaataacataacacAACAATTTGTCTTGTCTAGAAACTGTGTTGAATCGTCTAAGGGGTTGACCTCTTTTGTGCAGATAATCTACATAAAATTATATATGTTAAACTTGGCCTTAATTAGATTCTTTTAATGGATAATTAATAAAAGATGATGCATGATAATCATATTAATTATTTGTCAAATGTCTATATGTTGATGATTTAcaaagaaaattataaaaaacaGATCATTACTTAAGTAAAAAGTAAACGCTGTATTTTTCACTTATTTTAAtgaaaaatgtacaaataagttatTTTATTGATGACTGAAAGAAGTAaaattgaagattgaagatcTTTGGCTGTGGTTAAGTGTTAGCtattatttttagaaaataatcGTAGTATAgctaagttttaaattttttagtAAGTGTTAGTTATTATTTTTAGAAAATGATCATAATATagctaagtttttttttttttcacaaaataaccaaaaaagtCAGAAATTCTAAACATAACCATAAACTTCGTAGGTGACGTCATATTTCTTCACATGATGGCCTATATTTATTTGGGATCTCTTTGCAATGCAATTTTAGGTTGatgcttttttttattttttatttattgattttttttttaaagaaatcaaATTTTTCATACTTTTTTCTTCTTATCATCTTCATACATATTTAAAAATATGACAATTatcatatttaataaaattaataaatttttattacatttatcataatctaaaaataataatatagaaTGATAGATAGATATAATAAGTAGGaagatatttaatttattataatgTTTGTATGGTTGTTTAGGAAGGTAATAATATTTGGATAGTAATTTCGATTTTTAATATACTATTACATTTTGTATATATAATCCTTACACTACAAGAAAGTAGAATATTACCAGCGACAGACGTCGTCGCTAAAAGTGGGGCTTGTCGCCGCTAAAACATCGCCGCTAATGTTTTGTCGTTATTAATCAAAATGTCGTCGCTAATGCGTGTCTGCCGTCGCTAAAAACTTGTCGCCGCTAAAGACGGGTCGCCGGTAATAACCTATTGTCGCCACTAAAGGCGTCGCCGGTATTGgtgtttttcttttatatatatatatatatatatatatatatatatatatatatatatatatatatatattcacattaatattaaaaaaaaaattggtatgatattaattaatttaatcctacATCATTCTATTCCAAAATATTAATACAATATCCGTTTAAAATACTCGTCTGATTTAACATATAACAAAATATCGAAAATACTAGTCTAAAATACTTGcacaaataaaacataaaaaatcctACAACTATCTACTCGTCATCATCACTCTTCTCGTTTCCTCCGGTTTTATTTCGTTGTGGCAATGAACGAAACCAATCTTCAAGTGCAGCACTACATGCCGGATCTTTTAACATTGTTTGAAGCATTTCCAACTACAAATAAAACAACATAGTCTTATAAGTTAAACTAGCATTATAACATTCTATATACAAAATATACATTCCACATATTGCGTATAAaacattataacattgtactataactaacaattaccaaatttTGAAACTATTACTAAACCAACAATTACCAACATTTTAAACAATTACCAAATTTAAATAGTCTTGTCACCTGTGATTGTGGTGGTGGCTGTGTCAGTGGTTGTTTCTGATCGTACATCGACACAACCGTAGAAGGTTTACGCCCGATGCCTTTGATATGGCCACGTCGAACACCcaatattttttcaaaacaattttgtgTATCCTTTGGTGTTAGACCGTTGACTTCAGAAGAAGCTTGAGTTTGTTGACTGATCTCAAAGATTAAAGCATTCTGTATtttcaaaaaagaaataaatataataaaaattagattactaaCTACCCTTTGATGATATAAGCACTTATATGAAaatacaaattaaccacttacGTATTGTTGCTCGACTGCAGGACTACTAAACACCTCTTGGCGATCAGTATTGGCCTTATGAAATGCTTCGATTCTAGCGATgtcctatttaacattaaaatttagattaattataatttaaataaacaGTTAAATATATCATAGCTTACTTCTTTGAAACATGCATTGCTATACGAGCACCACCCCCCTCTGTTTACAACTTGTTGTTGTGTACTGACTCCTTTGTTTGACGCCGAACGCTTTAGAAATTCAGGAGTTTGAAAATGCTCGACTGCTTACGCCCAATTTTCACGTGACATACCATCGGGGTGGTTGGCTAATGCCCTTGGGATATCTGTAAGCCCCCCGGCATTCTCAAAATAAGTATGCACTTTATTTTTTCGGCCTCTATAAATTATTTGCAAGGTCGCATCAATGCTCTGCAACAACTGAGCACACTCGGAATCCAAGTTAACCTTATCTAAATCAAACTTATTCTACAAATACAAAAAAGTTAGTTAGTTAAATACCAATTAGAACTAAACTTAAAATAGTGTCCAAGTTACCTTTAAATGAACCACTATGGCCTTCCTTAAAGCGGGGGAAACATTATCCCTACCAGATACGTTCAAAGGGATGTTCATCCATATATACTTCCCAATCTCACGGGTAAACCAATTACCATGGTTCCCGACAGGGGAATATGTCAGCTCCTTATCGAAATCCAAATCTACAGGCTTTCCCTTGTTTGCCCTTATTATCTTTGATAGTTGAATGTTTTTTGCTAGGCCTCTTCTTTTTTTAGGGAGCTCAGCTGAAAAATATAATCAAAAATATTAATCACGATAGCTTATAATAAATGGATAAAAATATCTAACAAATATATCATAATAAGACTTACCATCCTGTTTGTGTTTACCACGACCAAAGCCTACGGGAGGTGGTGGATCCCCGACTCCATCACCTCCATGTCCTAAGCCCATAACATCCGCCATCACGTAGAAGAGTATCGCCCAACTAAACCCCATATATAGCCTGGAAAATTACAATATGAATAGATTTTACACATATTACATATACAAAAATAATACAGTTTCTATTATAACATTGTAATTTCCAaattgcatacaaatacatacacaatataacatcatactttttttttccataaaatatgataaaacatACACAATCACTCAAAAATCATCAATTTACAGCCAAACAAGAGGCTTGGTCGACACTTAAAATCACAATATGAATAAAAGTTACAACATTATATTTTCCAACCGGCATACAAATAACTTTATGACAATGAGTTATGTGGAGTATAAGTATATATCAGATCAAGTGTTATCCGCCTTTGATAATGTCTATCCGTTCAATGAAATCCATCTTCCTAGTGGTAACACTGCTAAAGGTAGCAATGCTAGGGTGGCCCTTGGTTTAGGGATCATAGTAGCAGCCTTTCTCGGAATGAGTATGATGTCATATTCATCTCCTCCTGATTTAGAATTAATAAGTACTTTGAAAGTTCAAGAATCacaaactatatatgtaattttctatacatacaaatacacatataaaTAATAATACTTTTCATTATCGCATCCtactttgtttttttgttttttttttttcatttttttcattatagcattctagtttccaaattgcatacaatacatacacatattacatatacatacaaattgtaaaaaattaacatattaaaaaaaacttatacATACATTTCAATTACAAATGgtaaaaattaacataataaaatACACTTACACATACATTTCAATCACAAATGATAAAAATTAACATATTAAAAACACTATACATACATTTCAATCACAAATGGTAAAAATTAACATATTAAAATACACTTATACATACATTTCAATCATAAATGGtaaacaaatatacatatataaacatattgatttatacatacaaattcataTACACATATGGCAAATGAACACACgtacataaacatatataatttTTTCTATTTTCACCATATATACATGCATTTATACATACAttacaaatatacatacatacaaaaacacatacaaatacatatgTACATAGACATAATATAAATACAAAAACACTTAAGTTATAAAGGAACCTGTTTGTGTAATCTAGTGGAGAAGGGTGGTGATGACGTATTGACACAACTTTCTGACAATCAAGTTTTTTCCAGAAAAATTCCAGCGGAAAACGAAAAAAACCCGCTAGAGATTGAAATAATCTACAAGGGCTGCAACAATACCACTCTTAAATCAGTAGGAGaagaaaattaaaacaaaaaaacaatggAGAAGGAGGCAAAAACCACCTGTGGTCGCCGGATTTACTTCCTCGTCGCCGGTAGAATGATTCATTGTCGCCGGTGATACGAGTCTTCGACGAAATTGACGGAATAGAGGCTGGGTCGGCGGTGTTGGCGGTCTTATGGCAGGAATGATGGCTGCCGCGATTGATCGTTGAACGAAATTGAGTCGGCTGGGTTTCACAAACACGATACACAGAAAAGAATGGAAAAGGAAGCTGGAAGGGGGGTTATCTGTAAAGGGCTTTAGCGGCAACATTGAGGAATTAGCGGCCACGAGGAGGCATTAGCGGCGACCACCTGGAGGGAAAAGTCAGCGCCTTTTCTTGCTCCGTTTAAACCCTACGATTGAAACCAAATCGAACGGA containing:
- the LOC111883407 gene encoding U-box domain-containing protein 21, which produces MTFFWKRQRASRLAGKKLLSKQNSQLELTIPTHFRCPISLDLMKDPVTLSTGITYDRQSIEKWIQDGNQTCPVTNQILTSFDQIPNHMIRRMIQDWCVENRAHGIERIPTPRTPLTSFDIVEICTKMMGAASKGDEKKFLDLVGKVHVWANESEHNKNLIKDNGLGYVLAASFESFSSISYEKHEDLLKEIMFLLTWMFPLGIEGRSMLGSTESLRCMTWFLSGDDLLLKKSCVLTLKELLSTDKTHVQTLINIDGLLEALIKLITTPDCPSAKKSSFAVIYYILSTPVARSKVSSRFIELGVVESSLEALVEADNKGLSEMALGVLDCLSDSKEGRERVQKHALSVPLLVKKILRVSSLATDFCVSMLWKLSNNDDGDTLVEALHIGAFQKLLLMLQVNCGEETKVKATEMLKLMNQYKNKLDCFDSANYKYLRKSY